Proteins encoded together in one Nostoc sp. PCC 7524 window:
- a CDS encoding PfaB family protein translates to MQDFTQNKIPKIAIVGMDCYLGGNCKDLDTFERSIYEGRQHFTSVPPDKSPDKLPQENQLAINTPPLGAYIQDCEIDTLGLQIPPEEVDNFHFHELLMLKVADQALKDADLPQGIRIAVVITTSKDLAQGQFTTTTKGSAYPIYLENKIADQIAKLWNFAGPTFTLTAEQNSVFKALEIAQKLLHLKEVDAVLVGAVELAEGNSSVLHQNHNTGVNTLSYDQNVNGWMVGEGAAAVVLKLHETAKQDHSRIYAVIDALSLIEDAKSKIYSIPPIPNGEAVTQACQQAFRLANIQPTDINYLEVVGSGIPQQDESEIQGLLQAYQTGELSLSCAIGSVKANIGHTYGASGIVSLMKTALCLYHRYIPAVPQWSSPKMPEVWQGSPFYVATESKPWFLETEDTRRTAAINGIEIDGSYAHVILSEEVSQTNYSSRYLEQMPYYMFAIAADDRATLLEQIHTLEQTIEDCSSLSDAARLTFIAYQQRQQSTYALAILGRNKQELTREIQRAIQGVATAFETGKDWQTPVGSYFSPKPLGEQSQVSFVYPGSFSSYIGLARDLFRLFPEIYDDLVIKSVYNRVANIEKLIYPRSLPKLSKKQLEVLERQLIDDPVTMLEFEIAIAGLLTGILRNYFQLQPQSVFGYSLGENSMMFAQGIWNEFNQSSQGINTSSLFKTRLSGPKNAVREHWDLPLMPDDYQDKTFWSNYVVLCPISRIQEAIQQEKRVYLTLINTPEEAVIAGETEACQRVIKALNCHAQEAPINHVIHCEPMHSEYNELVKMNSLPVQNVPNTIFYSAAEYAPITLNSQSIGHNLAKTLCQQLDFPKLINRVYNDGCQIFMEVGIGSNCSRWIGETLKQKAHLAVSLHRRGMDFHTSILRALAKLFSHRVSLDLSPLYGLSQVIYDQCQLPINLDDSKAGNTFLESKNQPITEHKFSNLLMNAAPQQQQELLISKNTEQVNFAVGQNTMNTLQTNLTLNLAAEDIQDQSHVQNSSQSLGLLVYERDFEQDDHTQPNDFLQTVGEDDIHSVNYGWNTHNFDDKKSLPNLRSPYYQKLKENVESMTKAHATFLHNRQESLQQISNIVQQQLALSQKLLELEVKQLSN, encoded by the coding sequence ATGCAAGATTTTACCCAGAATAAAATCCCTAAAATAGCAATTGTGGGTATGGATTGCTATTTGGGGGGGAACTGCAAAGATTTGGATACTTTTGAACGCAGTATTTATGAGGGAAGGCAACATTTTACTTCTGTACCTCCTGACAAATCGCCAGATAAATTACCCCAAGAAAATCAACTTGCTATTAACACACCACCATTAGGTGCGTATATTCAAGATTGTGAAATTGATACTTTAGGATTGCAAATACCACCAGAGGAAGTAGATAATTTTCATTTTCACGAACTGTTGATGCTGAAGGTAGCTGATCAGGCTCTAAAAGATGCAGATTTACCTCAAGGAATCAGAATCGCAGTAGTCATCACTACTTCTAAAGACCTGGCGCAAGGTCAATTTACAACTACTACCAAAGGCAGCGCATACCCAATTTATCTAGAAAATAAAATCGCTGACCAGATTGCCAAACTGTGGAATTTTGCTGGCCCTACATTCACACTCACAGCTGAACAAAATTCTGTTTTCAAAGCTTTAGAAATTGCCCAGAAATTACTCCATCTGAAAGAAGTAGATGCTGTTTTGGTGGGCGCGGTGGAGTTAGCTGAGGGTAATTCTAGCGTTTTACATCAAAATCACAATACAGGTGTAAATACTCTGTCTTATGATCAAAATGTCAATGGCTGGATGGTAGGTGAAGGTGCGGCGGCTGTGGTGTTAAAACTCCACGAAACTGCAAAGCAAGATCACAGTCGCATCTATGCAGTGATTGATGCTCTCAGCCTGATAGAAGATGCCAAGTCTAAAATTTACTCAATTCCTCCTATCCCAAATGGGGAAGCGGTAACACAAGCTTGTCAACAGGCGTTTCGTCTAGCAAATATCCAACCCACAGATATCAACTATTTGGAAGTTGTGGGGAGTGGCATTCCTCAGCAAGATGAGTCAGAAATTCAGGGTTTGCTCCAGGCTTATCAGACTGGTGAACTCAGTCTCAGTTGTGCCATTGGCAGCGTGAAAGCCAATATTGGTCATACCTATGGTGCATCGGGAATAGTCAGTCTGATGAAAACAGCACTGTGTCTTTATCACCGCTACATTCCCGCAGTTCCCCAGTGGTCTAGTCCCAAAATGCCAGAGGTGTGGCAGGGTAGCCCTTTTTATGTGGCTACTGAATCAAAACCCTGGTTTTTAGAAACAGAAGATACCAGAAGAACAGCCGCTATTAACGGTATCGAGATAGATGGCAGTTATGCCCATGTAATTTTGTCAGAGGAAGTGAGTCAGACAAATTACAGCAGCAGATATTTAGAGCAAATGCCTTATTATATGTTTGCGATCGCGGCTGATGATCGAGCTACTCTATTAGAGCAAATCCATACTCTGGAGCAAACTATCGAAGATTGCTCTTCGTTATCAGATGCTGCGCGCCTCACTTTTATAGCTTATCAACAGCGTCAGCAGTCAACTTATGCCCTAGCCATTCTCGGACGGAATAAACAGGAATTAACACGAGAAATTCAACGGGCAATTCAGGGTGTTGCGACTGCCTTTGAGACGGGTAAAGACTGGCAAACTCCTGTAGGTAGTTACTTTAGTCCCAAACCATTAGGTGAACAAAGTCAAGTCAGTTTTGTTTACCCTGGTTCCTTCAGTTCTTACATAGGATTAGCTCGTGATCTGTTCCGTTTATTTCCTGAAATTTATGATGATCTGGTAATTAAGAGCGTTTACAATCGTGTCGCTAATATAGAAAAACTTATCTATCCCAGAAGTTTGCCAAAACTTTCTAAAAAGCAACTGGAAGTGCTGGAACGGCAGTTGATAGATGATCCAGTCACTATGCTGGAATTTGAAATTGCGATCGCCGGATTACTGACAGGTATTCTGAGGAATTATTTCCAACTGCAACCTCAGAGTGTCTTTGGCTATAGTCTAGGCGAAAATAGCATGATGTTTGCTCAAGGTATCTGGAATGAATTTAACCAAAGTAGTCAGGGTATAAATACATCTTCTCTCTTTAAAACTCGGCTATCTGGCCCCAAAAATGCGGTGCGTGAACATTGGGATTTGCCCTTGATGCCAGATGATTACCAAGACAAAACATTTTGGAGTAACTATGTAGTTTTATGTCCAATATCACGTATTCAAGAAGCTATTCAACAGGAAAAACGTGTTTATTTGACTTTAATTAATACACCAGAAGAGGCTGTGATTGCAGGTGAGACAGAAGCTTGTCAAAGAGTAATTAAAGCCCTAAATTGTCATGCTCAAGAAGCCCCTATCAATCATGTGATCCATTGCGAGCCAATGCACTCTGAGTACAATGAACTCGTTAAAATGAACTCTTTACCTGTTCAAAATGTACCAAATACAATTTTTTATTCCGCCGCAGAATACGCACCTATTACTCTTAATAGCCAGTCTATTGGTCACAACCTTGCTAAAACTTTATGTCAACAACTAGACTTTCCCAAGCTAATTAACCGCGTCTACAATGATGGCTGCCAAATATTTATGGAAGTAGGTATTGGTAGCAACTGTTCCAGATGGATTGGTGAAACTCTCAAGCAAAAAGCACACCTTGCAGTTTCTCTCCATAGAAGAGGTATGGACTTTCATACTTCTATTCTCAGAGCCTTGGCAAAGCTATTTAGCCATCGGGTGAGTCTAGATTTATCGCCACTATATGGTCTTTCGCAAGTGATTTATGATCAATGCCAGCTACCTATAAATTTAGATGATAGCAAAGCTGGTAACACGTTCTTAGAGTCAAAAAATCAGCCAATCACTGAACATAAATTTTCTAACTTGCTGATGAATGCTGCTCCTCAACAGCAGCAGGAACTACTGATATCCAAAAATACTGAACAAGTGAATTTTGCTGTAGGTCAAAATACTATGAACACTTTACAAACCAACTTAACACTTAACTTGGCTGCTGAAGATATACAAGACCAAAGTCATGTCCAAAATAGTAGTCAATCTCTTGGTTTATTGGTATATGAGCGTGATTTTGAACAGGATGATCATACACAACCAAATGATTTTCTCCAAACAGTAGGAGAAGATGATATACATTCTGTGAATTATGGTTGGAATACACACAACTTTGATGATAAAAAATCCTTACCCAATTTACGCAGTCCTTACTATCAAAAACTTAAAGAGAACGTTGAGAGCATGACTAAAGCCCATGCTACTTTTTTGCATAATCGACAAGAATCTCTCCAACAAATTAGCAATATTGTTCAGCAACAGCTAGCTTTATCACAAAAGTTGTTGGAATTAGAGGTAAAACAATTAAGTAACTAA
- a CDS encoding PfaD family polyunsaturated fatty acid/polyketide biosynthesis protein, which translates to MPKSFDSKNQVWQGNLDTLAFDDTGIKTKLLNLHKPCYIIRIEGKIGVTNEGYWSHSNNGKSEEIELLLAVPPLTSQQLGDPNFLNFHNVKYAYAAGAMAHGIASEELVIALGKESILSSFGAGGLSPARVESAINRIQQALPQGPYAFNLLHSPSEPAIERRVVDLYLKHQVRTIEASAFLDLTENIVYYRAAGLSLNSANQIVINNKVIAKISRREVATKFLQPAPTKILKQLVEQGLISELQANLAEKVPMADDITVEADSGGHTDNRPLVCLLSSILELRDYIQSKYGYEQPVRIGAAGGIATPQSALAAFMMGAAYIVTGSINQSCIEAGTSEHTKQLLAQAEMADVMMAPAADMFEMGVKVQVLKRGTFFPLRAQKLFDLYKSYESIAEIPLAEREKLEKQVFQKSLEAVWQETVAYLSQRNPVKLAQAINKPKLQMALIFRWYLGLSSRWSNSGEKGREMDYQIWCGPAMGSFNDWVRGSYLEAPNNRQVVDVAHHMMTGAAFLYRIQSLKFQGLQMPNEYSQYSPMMKFN; encoded by the coding sequence ATACCCAAATCATTTGATAGTAAAAATCAAGTTTGGCAAGGTAATTTAGATACTTTAGCTTTTGATGATACAGGCATCAAAACAAAGCTCTTAAATTTACATAAACCATGCTATATTATTAGAATTGAAGGGAAGATAGGAGTTACTAATGAAGGTTATTGGAGTCATTCCAATAATGGTAAAAGCGAGGAAATAGAACTGCTATTAGCTGTTCCACCTTTAACCAGTCAACAGTTAGGTGATCCAAATTTCTTGAATTTTCACAATGTGAAGTATGCCTATGCTGCTGGTGCAATGGCTCATGGGATTGCTTCAGAAGAACTGGTGATTGCTCTTGGCAAAGAAAGTATTTTGAGTTCCTTTGGCGCTGGTGGATTGTCTCCTGCTCGTGTCGAGTCTGCTATTAACCGCATTCAACAAGCTCTACCCCAAGGGCCTTACGCTTTTAACTTACTTCATAGTCCTAGTGAACCGGCTATTGAACGCAGAGTTGTTGATTTGTATCTCAAACATCAGGTAAGAACAATAGAAGCCTCTGCTTTTTTAGATTTAACTGAAAATATTGTCTATTACCGGGCAGCTGGACTAAGTTTAAATTCAGCCAATCAAATTGTCATCAATAATAAAGTTATTGCCAAAATTTCCAGAAGAGAAGTAGCAACTAAATTTTTACAACCTGCTCCAACAAAAATTCTGAAACAATTAGTAGAGCAAGGTCTAATTAGTGAATTACAAGCCAATCTCGCCGAAAAAGTCCCAATGGCTGATGATATCACTGTTGAAGCCGATTCTGGTGGACATACAGATAATCGTCCTCTGGTGTGTTTATTATCTTCCATCTTGGAATTAAGAGATTATATTCAAAGCAAATATGGTTATGAGCAACCTGTCAGAATTGGTGCAGCTGGAGGTATAGCAACGCCACAATCAGCACTAGCAGCTTTTATGATGGGGGCTGCTTATATTGTGACTGGTTCTATTAACCAATCTTGCATAGAAGCTGGTACTTCTGAACATACTAAGCAATTGTTAGCTCAGGCGGAAATGGCTGATGTAATGATGGCTCCCGCCGCAGATATGTTTGAAATGGGTGTGAAAGTTCAAGTTCTCAAAAGAGGAACTTTCTTTCCTTTACGCGCACAAAAACTGTTTGATTTATACAAAAGCTATGAATCAATTGCAGAAATTCCCTTAGCTGAGAGAGAGAAATTAGAAAAACAAGTTTTTCAAAAGAGTTTAGAAGCGGTTTGGCAAGAGACAGTAGCTTATCTTTCCCAACGTAATCCTGTGAAACTTGCCCAAGCAATCAATAAACCTAAATTGCAGATGGCTTTGATTTTTCGTTGGTATCTTGGTTTATCATCTCGTTGGTCTAATTCTGGGGAAAAAGGCCGAGAAATGGATTATCAAATCTGGTGTGGGCCAGCGATGGGTAGTTTTAATGATTGGGTAAGAGGTTCATATTTAGAAGCACCAAATAATCGCCAAGTAGTTGATGTTGCTCACCACATGATGACAGGGGCTGCTTTTTTATACCGCATTCAAAGTCTAAAATTTCAAGGGCTACAAATGCCAAATGAATACAGTCAATATTCTCCTATGATGAAATTTAATTAA
- a CDS encoding phthiocerol/phthiodiolone dimycocerosyl transferase family protein, translating to MSFDRNLGRLEQAMEILNTRATTWNVVTISRINGSVNEDVIRQSLDLIQCRHPRLNSHIVSSRNGWKFQTEGTDKIPLRVVKKLDSKQWLEVFYEEMNNKIDSNKYLLRVVLVHILSDRHVSFLITTAHHAIADALSCIRLHSEILTYYQEISVGEAIKPLINLTPLPPTEELIPQDKKGLKGKINSLFFLLHLAWQKLWYRPETLGFEKYLPIAQRYSDVIHRQLEPELTQQLVNRCRQENTTVNSALCAAMMFTVAQKLLKNNKKFVRLSCLSYLDVRRHINPAISDENMAVLATSNMGFHAIHTNTNFWQLAREVKQKLEASLKQGNIFKMILIAKYLIDFCFIYPKQVAATVSVSNVGKVNIPKVYGELEVEEISFAGTHALYGGLFTIHASTFQGKMLLNFVFSRPSISPETMEALVNTFITYILNISQCQHDFCLHDIPQRDYYPVKQ from the coding sequence ATGAGTTTCGACAGGAATTTAGGTCGGCTTGAGCAAGCTATGGAAATTTTAAATACTCGTGCTACTACTTGGAATGTAGTAACGATTAGTCGGATTAATGGGTCTGTTAATGAAGACGTTATTAGACAATCTCTAGACCTTATTCAGTGCCGCCATCCTCGACTCAATTCGCACATTGTTAGTAGCAGAAATGGTTGGAAATTTCAGACTGAAGGTACAGATAAAATACCTTTACGAGTTGTCAAAAAGTTAGATAGTAAGCAATGGCTAGAGGTGTTTTATGAAGAAATGAACAATAAAATTGATAGTAATAAATATTTACTGCGGGTGGTACTTGTTCATATCTTAAGTGATAGGCACGTAAGTTTTTTGATCACAACAGCACATCATGCGATCGCAGATGCGTTATCATGTATCCGACTACACTCAGAAATCTTGACTTACTATCAGGAAATTTCGGTTGGTGAAGCAATCAAGCCATTGATTAACTTAACTCCTCTCCCACCAACAGAGGAACTAATACCTCAAGATAAAAAGGGATTAAAAGGGAAGATAAATAGTTTATTTTTCTTGTTGCATTTGGCTTGGCAGAAACTTTGGTATCGACCAGAAACATTAGGTTTTGAAAAATACTTACCCATTGCACAACGTTATAGTGATGTTATTCACAGACAACTTGAGCCAGAATTAACACAACAGTTAGTAAATCGTTGTCGGCAGGAAAATACCACAGTGAATAGTGCTTTATGTGCTGCCATGATGTTTACAGTCGCACAAAAACTACTGAAAAATAATAAAAAATTTGTGCGTTTAAGTTGCTTATCCTACCTGGATGTGAGAAGACATATCAACCCTGCAATTAGTGATGAAAATATGGCTGTGTTGGCTACATCAAATATGGGATTTCATGCCATACATACCAACACAAATTTTTGGCAATTAGCACGAGAGGTAAAACAAAAGCTAGAGGCTAGTCTCAAGCAAGGTAATATTTTTAAAATGATATTGATTGCCAAATACCTGATAGACTTTTGCTTTATTTATCCTAAACAAGTAGCTGCTACGGTATCTGTTTCCAATGTTGGTAAAGTCAATATACCCAAAGTTTATGGAGAATTAGAAGTGGAAGAAATTAGTTTTGCTGGCACTCATGCTTTATATGGAGGACTTTTTACTATCCATGCTTCAACTTTCCAAGGGAAGATGTTATTAAATTTTGTCTTTTCTCGCCCTTCCATCAGTCCAGAAACTATGGAAGCTCTTGTAAATACTTTCATCACCTATATTTTGAATATTTCTCAGTGTCAGCATGATTTTTGCTTGCATGATATTCCACAAAGAGATTATTACCCTGTGAAACAATAA
- a CDS encoding phosphopantetheine-binding protein — MTQDPPNNTTNKSHHTAEEIQLWLLSNIATQMGIEPDEIDIREPLDTYGLDSVQAIILIKKAEKLLGFKLSPMLLWHYPTIASLAERLAEELATSESETFQI; from the coding sequence ATGACTCAAGATCCACCCAATAATACAACTAATAAGTCCCATCACACAGCAGAAGAAATTCAACTGTGGCTACTCTCTAATATTGCCACACAGATGGGAATTGAGCCTGATGAAATAGATATTCGAGAGCCTTTAGATACCTATGGATTGGATTCTGTGCAGGCAATTATTCTGATAAAGAAAGCGGAAAAATTATTGGGATTTAAGCTTTCTCCTATGCTGCTTTGGCATTATCCCACTATTGCATCACTAGCGGAACGTTTAGCAGAAGAATTGGCAACTTCAGAATCAGAAACTTTTCAAATTTAA
- a CDS encoding FAD-binding oxidoreductase: MTISNLNTLINSLADIETITDPHQVAKLSQDYHTFSPVLVPLLAGKVGDIVIRPANEQEVIKVAALCAKHRIPITVRGAGTGNYGQCVPMHGGVVLDMTKMQDILWVKPGVARVAAGVKLAALDKKARDIGWEMRMAPSTYRTATIAGFVAGGSGGIGSIQYGLLGDRGNLLALRVVTLESEPRVIELRGDDVQKVNHAWGINGIITEVEIPLGAAHPWAEVIITFDDFITATKFGQSLGNADGMMKKLISVFASPIPQYFHPLQPYIPEGTHPAFLLLAEPSLELLPGLVQQFGGQITYQKPAQEAGKGINLAEFTWNHTTLHARSVDTSITYLQSIIPSDKGLPLVEHLYHHFGDEVMMHLEFIRMNGVVVTAALQLVRYTTEERLNEIIRYHEEQGVFIANPHTYIIEDGGRKVIDPEQLKFKEMVDPYGLMNPGKSKLSAELS, translated from the coding sequence ATGACAATATCAAACTTAAATACCCTCATTAACTCCCTAGCAGATATAGAAACTATTACCGATCCCCATCAAGTCGCAAAGTTATCCCAAGATTACCACACCTTTAGCCCAGTCCTAGTTCCACTGCTAGCTGGCAAAGTCGGGGATATCGTCATACGTCCCGCCAACGAACAAGAAGTCATCAAAGTCGCCGCCCTCTGTGCTAAACACCGCATACCTATCACTGTCAGGGGTGCGGGAACCGGGAATTATGGGCAATGCGTACCCATGCACGGCGGCGTAGTTTTAGATATGACCAAAATGCAAGATATTCTCTGGGTAAAGCCGGGGGTAGCACGGGTAGCAGCTGGGGTGAAATTGGCAGCCTTAGATAAAAAAGCGCGAGATATCGGTTGGGAAATGCGGATGGCTCCTTCTACCTATCGTACAGCTACTATTGCCGGGTTTGTGGCTGGAGGGAGCGGGGGTATTGGTTCAATTCAGTATGGATTATTAGGCGATCGCGGTAATCTATTAGCATTGCGAGTTGTCACCTTAGAATCAGAACCCCGTGTCATTGAGTTGCGCGGTGACGATGTACAAAAAGTCAACCACGCCTGGGGTATTAACGGCATCATTACAGAAGTCGAAATCCCCTTGGGAGCCGCACATCCTTGGGCAGAAGTCATTATCACCTTTGACGACTTCATCACAGCCACCAAATTTGGGCAGAGTCTCGGTAACGCCGATGGCATGATGAAAAAGCTAATTAGCGTCTTTGCGTCCCCCATTCCCCAATACTTCCACCCCCTACAGCCATATATCCCGGAAGGTACTCACCCAGCATTTTTACTCTTGGCTGAACCCAGCTTAGAATTATTACCAGGGTTAGTGCAGCAATTTGGTGGACAAATTACCTACCAAAAACCAGCCCAAGAAGCAGGTAAAGGGATAAATTTAGCAGAATTTACTTGGAACCACACCACCTTACACGCTCGCAGTGTAGACACATCTATTACATACCTGCAAAGTATTATTCCATCTGACAAAGGTTTGCCATTAGTGGAGCATTTGTATCATCACTTTGGTGATGAAGTTATGATGCACTTAGAATTTATCAGGATGAATGGTGTAGTAGTTACTGCTGCTTTGCAACTGGTACGCTACACCACAGAAGAACGCCTCAATGAGATTATCCGCTACCACGAAGAGCAGGGTGTGTTTATTGCTAATCCTCACACTTATATTATTGAAGATGGAGGCAGGAAAGTTATTGATCCTGAACAGCTAAAATTTAAGGAAATGGTTGATCCCTATGGTTTAATGAACCCTGGTAAAAGTAAGCTCAGTGCTGAGTTGAGTTAG
- a CDS encoding ABC transporter permease: protein MKMLFIRSPDSKKKYQKSTSAEVSAPILVGIFAIILWDVFVRVTQLPPYILPSPLLVFQTLITDWNELFPSLLITLQITVIAFIAAAISGLLTAILFTQSKWIERSLFPYAVILQTTPIVAIAPLIILWLKNNTFAALVVCAWIVAFFPIVSNTTLGLKSVDRNLLNLFQLYKASRWQTLIYLRLPSAMPYFLGGLKISGGLALIGAVVAEFVAGTGGAKSGIAYRILISSYNLQIPRMFAALLLTTGLGVLIFVSLSALSDFILSKWHDSAIHHEN from the coding sequence ATGAAGATGTTGTTTATTCGTTCTCCTGATTCCAAAAAGAAATATCAAAAATCCACCTCTGCCGAGGTTTCTGCCCCGATATTAGTAGGTATTTTCGCAATAATTTTGTGGGATGTATTTGTGCGGGTGACACAATTACCACCCTATATTTTGCCTAGTCCCCTATTAGTATTTCAAACCTTAATTACTGACTGGAACGAACTGTTTCCTTCCTTGTTAATTACACTACAAATTACAGTGATTGCCTTTATAGCGGCGGCGATTTCCGGCTTACTTACCGCCATTTTGTTTACTCAAAGTAAATGGATTGAGCGCAGTTTATTTCCCTATGCAGTCATTTTACAAACAACACCGATAGTAGCGATCGCACCCCTCATTATTCTTTGGCTGAAAAACAATACCTTTGCTGCCCTAGTAGTTTGCGCTTGGATAGTCGCCTTTTTTCCCATAGTCTCGAACACTACCCTAGGCTTAAAAAGTGTAGACAGGAACTTACTCAATCTTTTCCAACTATACAAAGCTTCCCGTTGGCAAACATTAATCTATCTTCGTTTACCTAGTGCCATGCCCTACTTTCTAGGAGGGTTAAAAATTAGCGGTGGTTTAGCATTAATTGGGGCAGTCGTCGCGGAGTTTGTTGCTGGTACCGGGGGCGCAAAATCTGGCATAGCTTACCGCATACTCATCTCCAGTTATAATCTGCAAATACCCCGGATGTTTGCCGCCCTATTACTCACCACAGGTTTAGGTGTACTAATCTTCGTTAGCTTGAGTGCCTTATCTGACTTTATATTAAGTAAATGGCATGATAGCGCCATTCACCATGAAAACTAA
- a CDS encoding ABC transporter ATP-binding protein — MMDHPAIQLTQVSKVYNNGTVALQDLNLSIPQSQFVSLVGASGCGKSTVLRLIAGLGHASSGTIDWGITAAQRKLAFVFQDAALMPWATVTDNVYLPLKLGGMSPHNSQTLVQQVLKLVGLENFESSYPRELSGGMKMRVSIARALVTQPNILLMDEPFGALDEITRSKLNSDLLDLWLQHHWTVVFVTHNIYEAVYLSNRVLVMGTNPGRVVADINIDVPYPRDEDFRTSSLYNEYCRQVSQHLAAAMRF, encoded by the coding sequence ATGATGGATCATCCTGCTATTCAACTCACTCAGGTAAGCAAAGTCTACAATAACGGTACAGTTGCCCTTCAAGACTTAAATTTAAGTATTCCACAATCGCAATTTGTCAGTTTAGTGGGGGCTTCAGGTTGTGGTAAAAGTACAGTTTTGCGGTTAATAGCGGGACTAGGACACGCCAGTTCAGGGACTATTGATTGGGGAATCACCGCCGCACAACGCAAACTCGCCTTTGTATTTCAAGATGCTGCCCTCATGCCTTGGGCAACGGTGACAGATAATGTCTATCTACCATTAAAGTTAGGGGGAATGTCGCCGCATAATTCCCAAACTTTGGTACAGCAGGTATTAAAACTGGTAGGTTTGGAAAACTTTGAGAGTAGCTATCCTCGTGAGTTATCCGGGGGAATGAAAATGCGCGTCTCCATTGCTAGGGCATTGGTGACTCAACCGAATATTTTATTAATGGATGAACCCTTTGGGGCATTAGACGAAATTACCCGTAGTAAACTCAACAGCGATTTACTAGATTTGTGGCTACAACATCATTGGACAGTGGTGTTTGTCACCCATAATATTTATGAAGCGGTGTACTTATCAAATCGGGTGTTAGTTATGGGAACCAATCCCGGACGAGTAGTAGCAGATATCAATATTGATGTCCCTTATCCTCGCGATGAAGATTTTCGTACCTCGTCTTTATATAACGAATATTGTCGGCAGGTTTCACAGCATTTAGCAGCAGCGATGAGATTCTAA
- a CDS encoding ABC transporter substrate-binding protein has protein sequence MNPVPSASTANPRLHRRRFIQYGAICISSSVVAACVNSNQASTSNSGLDKVTLGSNWLAQAEHGGFYQAIATGIYQDHGLDVTIKMGGPQVPSGTQLLIGGAVDFFMGYGIDALNAVAQGIPKVTVAAIFQKDPQCLITHPNTAKTLADLKGKPIYISAAANVTYWPILKAKYGFTDEQKRPYNFNPAPFLTDKTSAQQGYITSEPFAIKKQGGFEPTVFLLADYGYSPYATTLETQKELVEKNPDLVQRFVDASIRGWYSYLENPQPGNQLIKQDNPEMTDEQLAYGLAKLKEYGIIVSGTAEKQGIGSMSQERWRSLFDSMVNVGLYQPHLNYQDAYTLQFVNKGVEYYRKKAVGVQG, from the coding sequence ATGAATCCTGTCCCATCTGCATCAACAGCTAATCCTCGCCTGCATCGCCGTCGGTTTATTCAATATGGTGCAATTTGTATAAGTAGCAGTGTGGTTGCTGCTTGTGTCAATAGCAACCAAGCATCTACCTCTAACTCTGGGTTAGATAAAGTCACCTTGGGATCAAACTGGTTAGCCCAAGCAGAACACGGAGGATTTTATCAAGCCATTGCTACGGGTATTTATCAAGACCACGGCTTAGATGTAACTATTAAAATGGGCGGGCCACAAGTACCGAGTGGTACACAACTGTTGATAGGCGGCGCGGTAGATTTTTTTATGGGTTATGGCATTGATGCCCTCAACGCCGTAGCACAAGGAATCCCCAAAGTTACAGTAGCAGCTATCTTTCAAAAAGATCCGCAGTGTCTCATCACCCATCCCAACACAGCAAAAACTCTTGCCGATCTCAAAGGCAAACCGATTTATATTTCTGCGGCTGCGAATGTGACTTATTGGCCGATATTAAAAGCTAAGTATGGTTTTACAGACGAACAAAAGCGCCCTTACAATTTTAATCCTGCTCCTTTTTTGACAGATAAAACCTCTGCCCAACAAGGTTATATTACCTCTGAACCCTTTGCTATAAAAAAGCAAGGCGGGTTTGAGCCGACAGTATTTTTATTAGCAGATTATGGTTATTCACCTTATGCGACTACTTTGGAAACTCAGAAAGAATTAGTAGAAAAAAATCCAGATTTAGTACAGAGATTTGTTGATGCCTCCATTCGGGGTTGGTACAGTTACTTAGAAAATCCCCAACCGGGTAATCAACTAATTAAACAAGATAATCCCGAAATGACAGACGAGCAATTAGCTTATGGTCTAGCAAAACTCAAGGAATATGGGATCATTGTCTCAGGAACAGCCGAAAAGCAGGGTATTGGTTCCATGAGTCAGGAAAGATGGCGATCGCTCTTTGATAGCATGGTGAATGTCGGGCTGTATCAACCTCACCTCAACTATCAAGATGCTTACACCTTACAATTTGTCAATAAAGGGGTAGAGTATTATCGAAAAAAGGCTGTAGGGGTGCAGGGGTAG